TAACAGAACCCACATTTCCTATTTCCGCATTAGTTCTGTGATCCTTAACTAGATTATATGGATTAAATACATAGGACCTTATTTGGCTTCCCCAGGCAATCTGACTATAATCTCCCTTTATATCTTCTATTTTCTCTTTGTTCTCCGCTTCCTTTAATTCAATAAGCTTTGACATTAACATTTTCATGGCCACATCTCTATTCATATGCTGGGATCTTTCATTTTGACATTGAACTACAACCCCTGTAGGAATATGGGTTATACGTACTGCTGAATCTGTTGTATTAACATGCTGTCCTCCAGCTCCCCCTGCCCTATAAGTATCTATCTTCAAATCCACAGGATTAATATTCACATTCACATTTTCATCTATTTCTGGCATTATATCTATAGATGCAAAGGAGGTATGCCTCTTTCCAGAAGAATCAAATGGTGAGATTCTAACTAGTCTGTGTACTCCCTTTTCACCTTTTAAATACCCGTAGGCATTCTCTCCTTTTATAAGAAGAGTAACACTTTTAACTCCTGCCTCCGTGTCTCTTATTAAGTCTAGCGTTTTCACTTTAAACCCTCTTTTATCACACCATCTTAAATACATTCTAAGAAGCATTTCTGCCCAGTCTTGAGCATCTAATCCCCCTGCTCCTGCATGGATAGATAGTATGGCATTATTTTTATCGTATTCTCCTGATAAAAGGGTCTCTATTCTAAGCTTCTCTATATTTTCACTTAAATCCTTTAATTCTAACTTTATCTCTTTGTCTAAGGATTCATCATTTTCTTCCACTGCCATATCTAGTAAAATTTCTATTTCCTCATGCTTTTCCTCTAAATTATTAAAGGCTTCTATCTTATCCTTTAATGCCTTACTTTTTTGGAGTATGGTTTGAGCCTTACTAGAGTCATTCCAAAAGTCCTCTTGCATAGTCTTTTTCTCTAATTCTTCTAACTCCTTTTGTAATCTATCCGTGTCAAAGAGACACCCCAAGATTCTGTATTTTTTCATCCATGTTTCTTAGTTTTTGCTTATATTCTTGAATATTTAACATATTTCACCATCCCTATATATGTATTTAACGCTAAACAAATCGTTTAGCGTTAAAATATTTTAATGAAATTATTTGCTACCACAGCATCTCTTATATTTCTTTCCACTACCACATGGGCAAAGTTCATTTCTACCAGTTCTTTGGCCCTTTCTTATGGTTCCTATAGTATTAGAATCTGGGCTGTTAGTTCCACTGATTATGGCCACTTGCTTTCTTTCCGTATTTGTCTCTGTAGTTACATTAAATAGATATTTTAAAGTTTCCTCTTGAATAGCTCCAATCATTTCTTCAAACATGCTAAAACCTTCATTTTGATAAGCACGAACTGGATCCTCTTGTCCATAAGCTCTAAGACCAATACCTTGTCTCAACTGATCCATAGCATCTATGTGATCCATCCATCTTGTATCTACTACTCTAAGCATTACCATTCGCTCAAGTTCTCTCATTCTTTCAGAGCCAACTTCATTTTCCTTCTCTTCATATAAGTTCTTACCGATTTCTATTATTTTATTGTTAAGACTTTCTATAGTTAATTTTTCTACATTATCAAACTCAAGACTATCCTTTGGTAAGAATATATTTCTTAAGTTTTCTTTAAGTCCTTTTAAATTCCATTGTTCTGGATATTGTTCTCCAGCAGTATAAGAATTAACAGCACTCTCTACTACAGAATTTAACATGTTCATTATTTCGCCTTTTAGGTCTTCCCCTTCTAACACGCTTTTTCTTTCTTTATATATTACATCCCTTTGTTTGTTCATGACATCATCATATTGTAGTACATGTTTACGAATACTAAAGTTTCTTCCTTCAACTCTCTTTTGAGCACCTTCTATAGATTTACTAAGAATTCTAGCTTCTAAAGGTTCATCCTCTTCCATTCCTAATTTATCTACTACTCCTTGAATTCTTTCACTTCCAAATAGTCTCATTAAATCATCTTCTAATGATATATAGAATTGAGAAGCACCTGGATCTCCTTGACGTCCAGAACGTCCTCTTAGCTGATTATCTATTCTTCGTGATTCGTGTCTTTCTGTACCTATTATATAAAGACCACCAGCATTAAACACCTTCTCATATTCCTTATCCGTATGCTCTTTATATTTATCATGTAATTTATTATATGTTTCGCGAGCTTTTATAATCTCCTCATCTTCAGTTGGAGCAAAACTAGTACTCATGGATATTAGATAATCTGAATACCCCATTTTCTCCATTTCATTTTTAGCCATAAACTCTGGATTTCCACCTAATTTAATATCCGTTCCACGACCTGCCATATTAGTAGCTATAGTTACTGCTCCAAAATGACCTGCTTCAGCTACGATTTCAGCTTCTCTTTCATGTTGTTTAGCATTTAATACTTCATGCTTTATTCCACGCTTTTTAAGTAATTTACTTATAAGCTCAGAATCTGATATGGATATGGTACCAACCAAAACAGGCTGACCAATTTTATTTCTTTCCTCTATTGTATTTATTACAGCATTTAGTTTAGCCATTTTAGACTTATATATAACATCAGATAAATCTTCACGGGCTATAGGTTTATTTGTAGGCACAACTACAACGTCCATGTTGTATATGTGTTTAAATTCTTCTTCTTCCGTCTTAGCAGTACCTGTCATACCTGATAATTTATTGTACATTCTAAAGTAGTTTTGCAGTGTAATAGTTGCTAAGGTCTTAGATTCCCTTTGTACCCTCATGCCTTCCTTTGCTTCTATGGCTTGGTGAAGACCTTCACTAAATCTTCTACCAAACATAAGTCTTCCCGTAAACTCATCTACAATTACTACTTCTCCATCCTTTACTACATAGTCCTTATCTCTCTCCATAGTAGTATGGGCCTTTAGAGCTTGATTAATATGATGAGATAATTGAATGTGTTCAGGATCTGCTAAGTTATCTATTTTAAAATAATCTTCAGCCTTCTTTACAGCTGATCTTCCTTCTTCCTCATCATCTGTTAATACTACAGTACCTTCCTTTTCATCTACGGTGTAATCTATATCTGCTTTTAATGTTCTAACAAATCTATCTGCATCTAAATATAACTTTGTGGATTTTTCTCCTGCACCAGATATGATAAGTGGGGTTCTAGCCTCATCCACAAGGATGGAATCCACCTCGTCTACTATAGCAAAGTTAAGTTCCCTTTGAACCATTTCAGATTTATAGGTAACCATATTGTCCCTTAAATAATCAAAACCAAATTCATTATTTGTACCATAAGTTATATCTGCATTATATGCAGCACGTCTTTCCTCATTATCCATTCCATGAACTATACAATCCACAGTTAAACCTAGGAAACTATAAACCTTACTCATCCACTGCATATCACGCTTAGCTAAATAATCATTTACTGTAACTACATGGACCCCTTTACCTGTTAGGGCATTTAAATATACTGGTGCTGTAGCCACTAAGGTCTTACCTTCCCCAGTTTTCATTTCAGATATACGACCTTGATGTATGGCTATACCCCCAAGTAATTGAACCCTATAATGACGCATACCTAAAGATCTTACTGCCCCTTCCCTTACTACGGCAAAGGCTTCTGGTAATATATCATCTAGGGTTTCTCCCTTATTTAATCTCTCTTTAAACTCAATTGTTTTATTTCTCAATTCTTCATCTGAAAGCTTCTGCATTTCAGGTTCTAATTTATCTATCTTATCTACAGTTTTATATAATTTTTTAACTTCCTTCTCATTAAATCGTCCTAATATTTTATCAAAAAAACCCATTTGTATCATCCTCTCGATTCTTGCTTTAAACTTAATTTTAACATATATAACTATTAATTAGAACACATATATATAACTTCATACTTAATTCACTAATTCATCACAAAATGCTCTTTAACTTATAATATTATTAGACTTTTTTATCCATAAAAAATCATACTTCGTATGATTCGTTATGGAACCCTATGGTTCCCTTCGACGATTGCTAACGCAATCTGAACACCCTCCTTTAAAGAGGTAGGGGAATTCTTCCCCCACACCCCCTTCTTTTTTTTAGTTATTCACAGTCTTCTAGACTTAAATTTTTCTAGTAACTAAAAAAGTTCAAACAAAAGGAAGAACTTTAGTTCTTCCTTTATTTATTCCCACTATATCTAAATTTTATCATTCTA
The Anaeromicrobium sediminis DNA segment above includes these coding regions:
- the prfB gene encoding peptide chain release factor 2 (programmed frameshift), with product MLNIQEYKQKLRNMDEKIQNLGVSLDTDRLQKELEELEKKTMQEDFWNDSSKAQTILQKSKALKDKIEAFNNLEEKHEEIEILLDMAVEENDESLDKEIKLELKDLSENIEKLRIETLLSGEYDKNNAILSIHAGAGGLDAQDWAEMLLRMYLRWCDKRGFKVKTLDLIRDTEAGVKSVTLLIKGENAYGYLKGEKGVHRLVRISPFDSSGKRHTSFASIDIMPEIDENVNVNINPVDLKIDTYRAGGAGGQHVNTTDSAVRITHIPTGVVVQCQNERSQHMNRDVAMKMLMSKLIELKEAENKEKIEDIKGDYSQIAWGSQIRSYVFNPYNLVKDHRTNAEIGNVGSVMDGNIDLYINEYLKWKKGQK
- the secA gene encoding preprotein translocase subunit SecA; translated protein: MGFFDKILGRFNEKEVKKLYKTVDKIDKLEPEMQKLSDEELRNKTIEFKERLNKGETLDDILPEAFAVVREGAVRSLGMRHYRVQLLGGIAIHQGRISEMKTGEGKTLVATAPVYLNALTGKGVHVVTVNDYLAKRDMQWMSKVYSFLGLTVDCIVHGMDNEERRAAYNADITYGTNNEFGFDYLRDNMVTYKSEMVQRELNFAIVDEVDSILVDEARTPLIISGAGEKSTKLYLDADRFVRTLKADIDYTVDEKEGTVVLTDDEEEGRSAVKKAEDYFKIDNLADPEHIQLSHHINQALKAHTTMERDKDYVVKDGEVVIVDEFTGRLMFGRRFSEGLHQAIEAKEGMRVQRESKTLATITLQNYFRMYNKLSGMTGTAKTEEEEFKHIYNMDVVVVPTNKPIAREDLSDVIYKSKMAKLNAVINTIEERNKIGQPVLVGTISISDSELISKLLKKRGIKHEVLNAKQHEREAEIVAEAGHFGAVTIATNMAGRGTDIKLGGNPEFMAKNEMEKMGYSDYLISMSTSFAPTEDEEIIKARETYNKLHDKYKEHTDKEYEKVFNAGGLYIIGTERHESRRIDNQLRGRSGRQGDPGASQFYISLEDDLMRLFGSERIQGVVDKLGMEEDEPLEARILSKSIEGAQKRVEGRNFSIRKHVLQYDDVMNKQRDVIYKERKSVLEGEDLKGEIMNMLNSVVESAVNSYTAGEQYPEQWNLKGLKENLRNIFLPKDSLEFDNVEKLTIESLNNKIIEIGKNLYEEKENEVGSERMRELERMVMLRVVDTRWMDHIDAMDQLRQGIGLRAYGQEDPVRAYQNEGFSMFEEMIGAIQEETLKYLFNVTTETNTERKQVAIISGTNSPDSNTIGTIRKGQRTGRNELCPCGSGKKYKRCCGSK